The Skermanella rosea sequence ACGGCCACCGCCAGGCCCTCCGGCATGTTCTGGAGGCCGATCCCGAAGGCGAGGGGAAACCCGGTCGCGGTGCTGCCGGTGCCGAACCCGACGCCGACGGCCAGCCCCTCGGGGATGTTGTGCAGGGTGATGGCGATCACGAACAGCCAGATGCGCCGGAAGGTATCGGTCTCCGGCCCCTGGCGGCCCTTGATGAAGTGCTCGTGCGGGGTCAGCAGGTCGAGCGCCCACAGGCAGGTGGCGCCGAGCAGGATTCCGGTGCCGACCACGGCCGGGCCGGCCCCGGTCTCCAATGCCGGCAGGATCAGCGAGAAGAACGAGGCCGCCAGCATCACGCCGGCGGCGAACCCCAGGAGCCCATTCTGGAGCCGGCTTGAGACCTTGCGCAGGAACAGCAGGGGCACGGCCCCGAGGCCGGTGGCGGACCCGGCGGCGAGGCTGGCAAGAAACCCGATGAGAATTATGGACACGCCTTTTCCGTCAATCGTCGGCTGCGGTCGCCACCGTCTCGGCGCCCGGGGGAGAAGTGGTTGATGAAGCGCTCTGGTAAGGGATGAGGAAGGCGAAGGTTGCACCCTCGCCCGGCGCGGTTTCCAACCAGATGCGACCCCCCAGATGTTCGACGATGCGTTTGCAGATGGCAAGGCCCAAGCCGGTGCCCTGCGGCTTGTCGGTCATGGTGTTGCCGACCTGGCGGAACTTGTCGAAGACGATCTCCGCGTCGCCCGGTGCTATGCCCGGACCGTTGTCGGCGACGGAGACGCGGACCCCCTCCGCGACCGGCTCGACGCTGACCACGACCCGGCCGGTTCCGGACGGGGTGAACTTGGCGGCGTTGGACAGCAGGTTCATCGCGACCTGCGTCAGGCGGTCGTGGTCCCCCCATACCGGCGGCACGTCGGCCGGGATGCGCTGTTCCAAAACGACGTCCTTGTCCTTGAACACCTGCGCGGTGGTCGCCGCCGCGTCGCGCATGATCGCGGCGAGATCGACCGGACCGATCGTCCAGTCGATCTCGCCGGCCTCGATCTTGGCCATATCGAGGACCTGATTGATCAGCCGGGTCAGCCGCTCGCTCTCCCGGATGATCACGCCAAGGAACTCCTGCGACTGCTCGCGGTCGATATCGGGGTTGTCGTGCAGGATCTCGGCGAAGGCGCGAACGGAGGTCAGCGGCGTCCGCAGCTCGTGCGTGACGGTGGACAGGAAATCGTCCTTGAGCCGGTCCAGTTCGAGCAGCTTCTCGTTGGCGGCCCGGAGCGCCGCGGAGGTGCGCTCCAACTCGGCGGACTTCTGTTCCAGCTGCCGGCTGTATTCCAGCACCTGGCTGGTCTCGTCCAGCATGCGCAGCAGCTCGGCCATGGTGACCTCGCCGCCCTTGACCGCGGAGGCCAGGGCCACGCGGGCGGACGCGGCACCGACCGCGCCGGCCATCAGCCGCTCGCCGAATCGGACCAGTTCGGCGGTCGCCTGGCGGTCGCGGCGCAGGTCGATGTTGCGGCCCCGGGCGAAGCCGGCGAAGGCCTGCTCGGCCCGCTGCGGCCCGAGGAACCGCCCGACCAGGGCGATCAGGTCGCCGATCGTCGTGCTGCCTCTCCAGGTGCCGCCCTCGATCGAGCGGTCGGTTTGGCGGAACACATCGACGAAGGCGTGTGCCTGCACCCGTTCCCCGACGCTGGGCCGGTCGAACAGCGACACGCCGACATAGAGCCCCAGGTTGGCCAGCATGCTCCAGAACAGCGCGTGCGACAGGGGATCCAGCCCCTCCAGGCCGAACAGCGCGTAGGGCCGCAGCAGGGAGATGCCGGCGGGGCCTTCGGTCAGGAAGCCGGGGTCCAGCCAGCCCGACCGCGCGAAGGACGGCAGCAGCAGCGTATAGGTCCAGGCGGCGATCCCGGCGACCAGCCCGGCGATGGCGCCGCGCCGGGTCGCCCGGCTCCAGAAGATGCCGCCGATCAGCGCCGGGGCGAACTGGGCGACGGCGGTGAAGGAGATCAGCCCGATCGCCCCCAGCGCGTAGGCGCTGCCGGCGAACCGGAAATAGGCGTATCCCAGCAGCA is a genomic window containing:
- a CDS encoding ZIP family metal transporter produces the protein MSIILIGFLASLAAGSATGLGAVPLLFLRKVSSRLQNGLLGFAAGVMLAASFFSLILPALETGAGPAVVGTGILLGATCLWALDLLTPHEHFIKGRQGPETDTFRRIWLFVIAITLHNIPEGLAVGVGFGTGSTATGFPLAFGIGLQNMPEGLAVAVALHSIGYQRGKAVAIALATGLVEPLGALLGLLAVSLAAPLLPWGLAFAAGAMIFVVSNEIIPETHRAGLEKAASVGLMLGFVIMLYLDVSLG
- a CDS encoding sensor histidine kinase, whose translation is MPAWLIAVASFSYLFLLFAIAWVADRQADRGRSVIASPYVYALSLGVFCTTWTFYGSVGRAATLGIGFLPVYLGPTLVMVLGYLVLAKILRIARKQRSTSIADFIASRYGKSHLLGGLVAAIAIVGITPYIALQLKAVSVSFDLLAGTDPSGFGTGPQSALLADKAFYVALLMAAFAIVFGTRSIDATEHHQGMVAAVAFESVVKLLSFLAVGIMVVWGLHDGFADLFDNAAADPRTARLLTAEPALADGSWITVTLLSMAAIICLPRQFQVTVVENMRESHLRRAVWLFPLYLLLINLFVLPVAVAGLMLFPGGTVDPDMFVLAVPLSEGWRALALFAFLGGLSAATGMIIVETVALSTMVSNDLVIPALLNLRLLKLDRHPDLTRLLLAIRRVAILTILLLGYAYFRFAGSAYALGAIGLISFTAVAQFAPALIGGIFWSRATRRGAIAGLVAGIAAWTYTLLLPSFARSGWLDPGFLTEGPAGISLLRPYALFGLEGLDPLSHALFWSMLANLGLYVGVSLFDRPSVGERVQAHAFVDVFRQTDRSIEGGTWRGSTTIGDLIALVGRFLGPQRAEQAFAGFARGRNIDLRRDRQATAELVRFGERLMAGAVGAASARVALASAVKGGEVTMAELLRMLDETSQVLEYSRQLEQKSAELERTSAALRAANEKLLELDRLKDDFLSTVTHELRTPLTSVRAFAEILHDNPDIDREQSQEFLGVIIRESERLTRLINQVLDMAKIEAGEIDWTIGPVDLAAIMRDAAATTAQVFKDKDVVLEQRIPADVPPVWGDHDRLTQVAMNLLSNAAKFTPSGTGRVVVSVEPVAEGVRVSVADNGPGIAPGDAEIVFDKFRQVGNTMTDKPQGTGLGLAICKRIVEHLGGRIWLETAPGEGATFAFLIPYQSASSTTSPPGAETVATAADD